One region of Sebaldella sp. S0638 genomic DNA includes:
- a CDS encoding zinc ribbon domain-containing protein → MRDIQKENKARWSEKRAEFLLTGFTFHTSCGGKFRGSNTNGGRYKYYVCRECGEHFKKDIFEKSIFDELLRDDFLEDLNKNLEDNSNKNNQLKRLKKQLRNLEAENDKALKFLMNETITESEFTKIKQKNLTEINNIKESIINIEREYIPTDQLSLDVIEIFRITLKELDQDEFVEAKAILKKMIKRIDFKDLKNFNIYLNI, encoded by the coding sequence ATGAGAGATATACAGAAAGAAAACAAAGCAAGATGGAGTGAAAAGAGAGCGGAATTTCTTCTAACAGGCTTTACATTCCACACATCCTGTGGTGGAAAATTTCGGGGTTCTAACACGAATGGTGGAAGGTATAAGTATTATGTCTGTCGTGAGTGTGGTGAACACTTTAAAAAGGATATTTTTGAGAAATCAATATTTGATGAATTGTTAAGGGATGATTTTCTGGAAGATCTCAACAAAAATCTGGAAGACAATTCAAATAAGAATAACCAACTCAAGAGATTAAAAAAACAGCTCCGTAACTTGGAAGCTGAAAATGATAAAGCCCTAAAATTCTTAATGAATGAAACTATAACAGAATCAGAATTTACAAAGATTAAACAAAAAAATTTAACAGAAATAAATAATATAAAAGAGAGTATTATAAATATAGAAAGGGAATATATTCCAACTGACCAGTTGAGTCTGGATGTTATTGAAATATTCCGAATAACTCTCAAGGAGCTGGATCAGGATGAATTTGTTGAAGCTAAAGCGATATTGAAGAAGATGATTAAAAGGATTGACTTTAAAGATTTGAAAAACTTCAATATCTATCTAAATATATAG
- a CDS encoding GspE/PulE family protein produces MGDNFRIQNGKPGIIESVNRIIRDAVAKNASDIHIDINSREFNIRYRVDGVLEKADKFSFDNEKLEIISRIKIISKMNIAEKRLPQDGSINLTIQGKKYDIRVSSLPTVDGESLVLRILQNEDRITDFESLGFRGESLSSIKKLISKNHGLVLISGPTGSGKTTTLFSMINKLNDESRKIITVEDPVEKRLNGITQIQVKEKIGLTFLEGLKHILRNDPDGSCS; encoded by the coding sequence ATGGGGGACAATTTTAGAATTCAGAACGGAAAACCGGGCATTATAGAAAGTGTAAACCGGATAATTCGTGATGCAGTGGCAAAAAACGCCAGTGATATTCATATAGATATCAACAGCAGGGAATTTAATATTCGTTACAGAGTAGACGGAGTTTTGGAAAAAGCAGATAAATTTTCATTTGATAATGAGAAACTTGAAATTATTTCCAGAATAAAGATTATCTCAAAAATGAATATCGCAGAGAAAAGACTTCCGCAGGACGGAAGTATAAATTTAACAATACAGGGCAAGAAATACGATATAAGAGTGTCTTCTCTGCCGACTGTTGACGGGGAAAGTCTTGTATTGAGAATTCTTCAGAATGAAGATCGCATAACAGATTTTGAATCTCTGGGTTTTAGAGGTGAAAGTCTGAGCAGTATCAAAAAGCTGATCAGTAAAAATCACGGACTTGTATTAATAAGCGGCCCTACCGGTTCAGGAAAAACAACTACGCTTTTTTCTATGATAAATAAACTAAATGATGAAAGCAGAAAGATAATCACTGTGGAAGATCCTGTGGAGAAAAGATTAAACGGAATAACCCAGATTCAGGTAAAAGAAAAAATTGGTCTTACTTTCCTTGAAGGACTGAAACATATACTTAGGAATGATCCGGATGGTTCTTGTTCTTAG
- a CDS encoding viral A-type inclusion protein encodes MKRKAVNPSAVDTMAARNQNKAASLIQKIGRGKRNSKVELSRGNMKYLAKLVKEMKKQMLPYEKQASNVFTFLNYLEKEAQSKSKKINLTLSYEELDFLKMQVRESTKAVVELKQNLKWYNMIKKVVYGLLVKQNKYFLEELSK; translated from the coding sequence ATGAAAAGAAAAGCAGTAAACCCAAGTGCAGTAGATACTATGGCAGCAAGAAATCAGAATAAAGCAGCTTCACTTATACAAAAAATAGGAAGAGGAAAAAGAAATTCAAAGGTGGAACTTAGCAGAGGAAATATGAAATATCTTGCGAAACTGGTAAAAGAAATGAAAAAGCAAATGCTTCCATATGAAAAACAGGCCTCTAATGTATTTACATTTTTAAATTATCTGGAAAAAGAAGCTCAGTCAAAGAGTAAAAAGATAAATTTAACTTTATCATACGAAGAACTGGACTTTTTAAAAATGCAGGTAAGAGAGTCTACAAAAGCAGTGGTAGAATTAAAGCAGAATCTGAAATGGTACAATATGATAAAAAAAGTAGTATACGGATTGCTGGTTAAGCAGAATAAGTACTTTTTGGAAGAACTATCAAAATAA
- a CDS encoding L-threonylcarbamoyladenylate synthase, translated as MNKHKVSEESVLGIINCLKKNGIAIFPTDTVYGIGAVYNNPEGINRIFDIKHRDRSKPIIALISDIKYLGELVDLENENLENILEITGKYWPGELTVVFDRSKYNVAKDNTIGVRIPGNKILLEIIESCGGIVFTTSANISGEKSPAKIEDISYDILEKTDYILDGGPILNGVPSTVIKYSGGEISILREGNIKTEEILKLFMKKGRG; from the coding sequence ATGAATAAACATAAAGTAAGTGAAGAATCGGTTTTGGGTATAATAAATTGTCTGAAGAAAAACGGGATAGCTATTTTTCCTACAGACACAGTGTATGGAATCGGAGCAGTTTATAATAATCCCGAAGGTATAAACAGAATTTTTGACATAAAACACAGAGACAGAAGTAAGCCGATAATAGCATTGATCAGCGATATAAAGTATCTTGGGGAATTAGTTGATCTTGAAAATGAGAATCTGGAAAATATTCTGGAAATCACTGGTAAATATTGGCCGGGAGAGTTAACTGTTGTTTTTGACAGAAGTAAATATAATGTAGCGAAAGATAATACAATAGGAGTGAGAATTCCCGGTAATAAGATACTGTTAGAGATAATAGAATCATGCGGAGGAATAGTTTTTACCACAAGTGCAAATATATCAGGTGAAAAATCTCCTGCAAAAATAGAGGATATCTCTTATGATATTTTAGAAAAAACGGATTATATCTTAGACGGCGGACCCATACTAAATGGTGTTCCGTCGACTGTAATAAAATATTCCGGCGGAGAAATAAGTATCTTAAGAGAGGGGAATATAAAAACAGAGGAAATTTTAAAATTATTTATGAAGAAGGGCAGAGGATAA
- a CDS encoding ribose-phosphate pyrophosphokinase, giving the protein MEKDFQIYAGSSSKALARRIAQKLDVELGSVDLIKFADGETFAKVNQSVRGCMVFIVQSTSKPVNESIMELLIFMDSLKRASAAEIIPVIPYYGYARQDRKASPREPITSKLIADILTVAGASRVVTMDLHARQIQGFFDIPVDHMEALPILAKYFIKNELVGDDIVVVSPDVGGVKRARSLAKWLHAPLAIIDKRRAKANVSEVMNIIGDVAGKKAILIDDMIDTAGTICNAAYALKEKGATEVYACATHAILSDPAVERLKAAPFNKVIVTDTIELPDNKRFENLEILSTDTMFSETIKRIVNDQAISDLFELPHE; this is encoded by the coding sequence ATGGAAAAAGATTTTCAAATCTATGCAGGGTCTTCAAGTAAAGCATTAGCGAGAAGAATAGCGCAAAAACTGGATGTGGAGTTAGGCTCAGTAGATTTAATCAAATTTGCGGACGGGGAAACATTTGCGAAAGTCAATCAAAGTGTAAGAGGATGTATGGTTTTTATTGTTCAGTCAACATCAAAGCCTGTAAATGAAAGTATAATGGAACTTTTGATTTTTATGGATTCATTAAAAAGAGCATCTGCAGCAGAAATAATACCTGTAATACCATATTACGGATATGCAAGACAGGATAGAAAAGCCAGTCCGAGAGAGCCGATTACTTCTAAGCTTATCGCTGATATTTTAACAGTGGCAGGAGCTTCAAGAGTGGTAACAATGGATCTTCATGCAAGACAGATACAGGGATTCTTTGATATACCGGTAGATCATATGGAAGCACTTCCTATTCTGGCAAAGTATTTCATTAAAAATGAACTTGTAGGTGATGACATTGTAGTAGTATCACCTGACGTTGGCGGAGTTAAAAGAGCAAGAAGTCTTGCGAAATGGCTTCATGCACCACTTGCAATAATTGATAAGAGAAGAGCAAAAGCTAATGTATCGGAAGTTATGAACATAATAGGCGATGTAGCCGGGAAAAAAGCCATACTTATCGATGATATGATAGACACAGCAGGAACAATCTGCAATGCTGCATATGCACTGAAAGAAAAAGGAGCTACAGAGGTATATGCTTGTGCAACACACGCAATCTTGTCAGATCCTGCGGTGGAAAGACTGAAAGCTGCTCCGTTCAATAAAGTAATAGTAACAGATACGATAGAATTACCTGATAACAAAAGATTTGAGAATCTGGAAATTTTATCTACAGATACTATGTTTTCAGAAACAATCAAAAGAATAGTAAATGATCAGGCAATAAGCGATTTATTTGAGCTTCCTCATGAATAA
- the glmU gene encoding bifunctional UDP-N-acetylglucosamine diphosphorylase/glucosamine-1-phosphate N-acetyltransferase GlmU, whose protein sequence is MISVILAAGKGTRMKSELPKVIHKVNGVPMLQKVSDVLEKTGVHKKIFILGHMKEKVLSVMGEIDYIEQNEQLGTGHAVLIAKDEILKSKDNVLITYGDSPLIKAETLKKMEEKFLKDNLDCILLSCDVSDPFGYGRIILDEKEQIIDIIEEKEASDEIKKIKEINVGVYIFKYASLIEALDKIDNKNEKGEYYLTDAIKILVNSGGKAESFKISDEAEILGVNSKAQLAIAGKILRNRKNEELMDDGVILIDPETSYIEDNVIIGQDTVIYPNTVIQGKTKIGDNCTIYSNTRIIDSVIGNNVTIEASLVEEASMEDYATVGPFAHLRPKAVLKESVHVGNFVEVKNSILEKGVKAGHLTYIGDAEIGMNTNIGAGTITCNYDGQKKHKVTIGEDSFIGSDSIIVAPVNIGKRAVTAAGSVITDDINDDQIAFGRARQINKERGKD, encoded by the coding sequence ATGATATCTGTCATATTAGCGGCCGGGAAGGGAACGAGAATGAAATCGGAACTTCCTAAAGTGATACACAAAGTTAATGGTGTACCGATGCTGCAAAAAGTTTCGGATGTACTTGAAAAAACAGGGGTACATAAAAAAATATTCATTCTGGGACACATGAAAGAAAAGGTTTTATCTGTAATGGGTGAAATTGATTACATTGAGCAGAATGAACAACTGGGAACAGGACATGCAGTTCTTATAGCAAAAGATGAAATATTAAAAAGTAAGGATAACGTTCTTATTACATATGGTGATTCACCATTAATTAAAGCTGAGACTTTAAAAAAAATGGAGGAAAAATTTCTAAAAGACAACCTTGATTGTATACTACTATCATGTGATGTAAGTGATCCTTTCGGATATGGCAGAATAATACTTGATGAAAAAGAGCAGATAATTGACATAATAGAGGAAAAAGAAGCCTCTGATGAAATAAAGAAAATAAAAGAGATAAATGTAGGTGTCTACATTTTTAAATATGCCAGCCTGATAGAAGCTTTGGATAAAATAGACAACAAGAATGAAAAAGGCGAGTATTATCTCACAGATGCAATAAAAATACTTGTTAACAGCGGTGGAAAAGCAGAAAGTTTCAAAATATCTGATGAAGCGGAAATTCTTGGTGTTAACTCAAAAGCACAGCTGGCAATAGCAGGAAAGATTCTTAGAAACAGAAAAAATGAGGAACTAATGGATGACGGAGTTATACTCATTGATCCGGAAACTTCATATATAGAAGATAATGTAATTATAGGTCAGGATACTGTAATTTATCCAAATACTGTAATTCAGGGAAAGACAAAAATCGGAGACAATTGTACGATATACTCAAATACACGTATAATTGACTCGGTAATAGGAAATAACGTTACAATAGAAGCATCGCTGGTAGAGGAAGCTTCTATGGAAGACTATGCAACAGTGGGGCCGTTTGCACATTTAAGACCAAAAGCAGTTCTAAAAGAAAGTGTCCATGTAGGGAATTTTGTGGAAGTAAAAAATTCAATTCTGGAAAAAGGTGTAAAAGCAGGACATCTGACATATATAGGTGACGCCGAAATAGGGATGAATACTAATATAGGGGCAGGAACTATTACCTGCAATTACGACGGGCAAAAGAAACATAAAGTTACAATAGGCGAGGATTCTTTTATAGGAAGTGACTCTATAATAGTGGCTCCAGTAAATATCGGGAAGAGAGCAGTAACCGCTGCCGGTTCGGTAATAACAGATGATATAAATGATGATCAAATTGCTTTTGGAAGAGCAAGACAAATAAATAAAGAAAGAGGGAAGGATTAA
- a CDS encoding FeoB-associated Cys-rich membrane protein, producing MKTAIILLITAGIVYKVFSVIYKEYKKNKNFCGTSCTSCSCSGSSHKKH from the coding sequence ATGAAAACAGCAATAATTTTGTTAATTACAGCTGGAATTGTATATAAAGTATTTTCAGTGATATACAAGGAATATAAAAAAAATAAAAATTTTTGCGGAACTAGCTGTACAAGCTGCAGTTGTTCTGGGAGTTCACATAAAAAACATTAA
- the feoB gene encoding ferrous iron transport protein B, giving the protein MIKIAFVGNPNVGKTALINKISNASLKMGNWPGVTIEKKEVFFKFENEEVNLVDLPGIYSLMANTPEELVSRDFILENDVDVIINVVESTALEKNLYLTALLKEIGKPMVMALNYHDEFKKLNYQLDKEVFEKQIGMEAVFTSGKTGEGVNEIISKAVKLAKVHKDQAHIPYTLAFDNAIEEEITSVKKTLTNNKDYNKLIVKYPIDWVAIKALEEDTNFLATVKVNYGIDLRNIAEKEIKNLKDRYDMDPADVIARARYGAVRGIVSANLKKSDINKFAMTDKIDKILLNKFFGVLSFLLIVYVMFVLIFDGSAPFIDWVDGFFSNYIIKYVGKLIEGTPAWLNSFILDGILASVGSVLTFVPLMFFIYFFMSILEESGYMARVAFLMNKAMNRVGLSGKAFIPMLIGFGCTVPAIYSTRTLEDEKTRRLTGFITTFMSCGARLPVYSLLAAAFFSKNAALVIVSMYVIGVAFALIMAYILKRFDYFKGDNTELLIELPPYRMPSFKVVWNNMITKTMMYVKRATTIILGILIVIWFFGYFPNNGEIQDSYLAKAAKVVQPVFKPTGFADRWEPVASLVPSVIAKETVVAFFGQVLLQQQEEEVAEGEEEEAEEFNFLADTIGQAKDLGIAAIDSVKSLVNAVTFHVGAFEPADEETLEEDAGGDIIPAVRSLWDDDLGPIRAYSFMLFVLLVVPCAVALGALKQEFGWKMMLMEIAILLVLPYVVSTLFFNIAKLIM; this is encoded by the coding sequence ATGATAAAAATAGCATTTGTAGGAAACCCAAATGTCGGAAAGACTGCCTTAATTAATAAAATTTCGAATGCAAGTTTAAAAATGGGAAACTGGCCGGGCGTAACAATTGAAAAAAAAGAAGTATTTTTTAAATTTGAGAATGAGGAAGTTAATTTAGTCGATCTTCCGGGAATATACAGCCTTATGGCTAATACTCCTGAGGAATTGGTTTCCAGGGATTTTATACTGGAAAATGATGTAGACGTAATTATAAATGTGGTAGAATCTACTGCATTGGAAAAAAATCTCTATTTGACAGCTTTATTGAAAGAAATAGGGAAGCCTATGGTAATGGCTTTAAACTATCATGACGAATTTAAAAAATTAAACTACCAGCTGGACAAAGAAGTTTTTGAAAAACAGATTGGAATGGAAGCAGTTTTTACAAGCGGGAAAACCGGAGAAGGTGTAAATGAAATAATATCCAAAGCTGTAAAACTGGCAAAAGTCCATAAAGATCAAGCTCACATACCATATACACTGGCATTTGACAACGCAATAGAAGAAGAGATTACTAGCGTAAAAAAGACACTGACAAATAATAAAGATTACAATAAATTGATAGTAAAATACCCAATTGACTGGGTTGCCATAAAAGCACTTGAAGAAGATACTAATTTCCTGGCAACAGTAAAAGTAAATTACGGAATAGATTTAAGAAACATAGCTGAAAAAGAAATAAAAAATTTAAAAGACAGGTATGATATGGATCCTGCTGATGTAATAGCAAGAGCGCGTTACGGGGCAGTTAGAGGAATTGTATCAGCTAATCTGAAAAAAAGTGATATTAATAAATTTGCCATGACGGATAAAATTGATAAGATATTACTAAATAAATTTTTTGGGGTTTTATCATTTTTATTGATCGTGTATGTGATGTTTGTACTGATTTTTGACGGAAGTGCCCCGTTTATAGACTGGGTAGACGGATTTTTTAGTAACTACATCATAAAGTACGTAGGAAAATTAATAGAGGGAACTCCGGCGTGGCTGAATAGTTTCATTCTTGACGGAATTCTGGCAAGTGTGGGATCAGTTCTGACATTCGTGCCTTTGATGTTCTTTATCTACTTTTTCATGTCAATACTTGAAGAGAGCGGATATATGGCAAGGGTTGCTTTCTTAATGAATAAAGCAATGAACAGGGTAGGATTATCAGGAAAGGCATTTATACCGATGCTTATTGGTTTTGGATGTACAGTTCCTGCGATTTATTCCACAAGAACACTTGAAGATGAAAAAACAAGAAGACTTACAGGGTTCATCACTACATTTATGTCATGCGGTGCAAGACTGCCGGTATATTCACTGCTTGCAGCAGCATTTTTCAGCAAGAATGCTGCACTGGTGATAGTTTCTATGTATGTAATAGGAGTCGCATTCGCACTGATTATGGCGTATATTTTGAAAAGGTTTGACTACTTCAAAGGTGATAATACAGAATTGCTGATTGAGCTTCCTCCATACAGAATGCCAAGCTTTAAAGTAGTATGGAATAACATGATTACAAAAACTATGATGTATGTGAAGAGAGCTACAACAATAATTCTTGGAATATTAATAGTAATATGGTTTTTTGGTTATTTCCCGAATAACGGGGAGATACAGGATTCTTATCTTGCTAAAGCAGCAAAGGTAGTACAGCCTGTATTTAAGCCTACAGGATTCGCAGACAGATGGGAACCTGTAGCATCACTAGTACCAAGTGTGATAGCAAAAGAAACAGTGGTAGCATTTTTTGGACAGGTATTATTACAGCAACAGGAAGAAGAAGTGGCAGAAGGTGAAGAGGAAGAAGCAGAAGAATTTAATTTTCTTGCAGATACTATAGGTCAGGCAAAAGATCTTGGTATAGCCGCTATAGACTCAGTGAAATCACTTGTTAATGCTGTTACTTTCCATGTAGGAGCTTTTGAACCTGCTGATGAGGAGACACTTGAAGAAGATGCCGGAGGAGATATTATACCAGCAGTAAGAAGTTTATGGGATGATGATTTAGGTCCGATAAGAGCGTATTCATTTATGTTATTCGTACTTTTAGTTGTACCTTGTGCGGTAGCTCTCGGTGCATTGAAACAGGAATTCGGATGGAAAATGATGCTGATGGAAATCGCGATACTTCTGGTACTGCCTTATGTGGTATCTACCTTATTCTTTAATATTGCAAAATTAATTATGTAA
- a CDS encoding FeoA family protein, translating to MTLLQAKAGDKFRIKEIKEKNLNMRLLSLGVCNGDSCFMENAANGNILMKTTETKIVLSNNLAQKIEIEVV from the coding sequence ATGACATTGTTACAAGCAAAAGCAGGGGACAAATTCAGAATTAAGGAAATCAAAGAAAAAAACCTGAATATGAGACTGTTGAGTTTAGGGGTATGTAATGGAGATTCTTGTTTTATGGAGAATGCTGCAAATGGAAATATACTTATGAAAACTACTGAAACTAAAATAGTGCTAAGCAATAATCTGGCGCAAAAGATTGAAATTGAGGTAGTATAG